From Rutidosis leptorrhynchoides isolate AG116_Rl617_1_P2 chromosome 3, CSIRO_AGI_Rlap_v1, whole genome shotgun sequence, a single genomic window includes:
- the LOC139901751 gene encoding uncharacterized protein, translating into MCPDMFEDEEEQIDEFVKGLPVRIQENVSASAPTSMQKASQMAHKLMGHIEGRNKELAHRTTPKRSNGETPYSLVYGTEAVLPAVIQALSNRTENTKENEENLHLNLDLAEERRESALIREASYKKSIERYYNKRVKRSTFKVGDYVLRLNSTIKVEYEEKLGANWEGPYVISQAFGNGSYKLETTSGKAIPRTWNGVNLRRFYF; encoded by the exons ATGTGTCCTGATATGTTTGAGGATGAGGAAGAAcagatcgacgagtttgtgaaagggCTGCCAGTTAGAATTCAGGAAAATGTAAGTGCATCCGCACCTACATCAATGCAGAAAgcgagtcaaatggctcataaactcatgggCCATATTGAGGGAAGAAATAAAGAGTTG GCACATCGAACCACCCCAAAAAGAAGCAATGGAGAGACACCATACAGTTTGGTGTACGGAACAGAAGCAGTCCTCCCCGCTGTAATTCAAGCATTAAGCAATCGAACAGAAAATACCAAAGAAAATGAAGAAAaccttcatttaaacctcgacctagCAGAAGAAAGAAGGGAATCAGCCTTAATTCGAGAAGCTTCGTACAAAAAATCCATCGAAAGGTACTACAACAAGAGGGTCAAACGCTCCACTTTTAAAGTAGGAGACTATGTTCTTCGTCTCAACAGTACCATCAAGGTTGAATATGAGGAAAAGTTAGGAGCAAATTGGGAAGGTCCGTATGTCATATCCCAAGCTTTTGGAAATGGATCATACAAACTAGAGACTACCTCAGGGAAAGCCATACCCCGCACATGGAATGGGGTCAACCTAAGAAGGTTTTATTTTTaa